The following are from one region of the Paracoccus sp. S3-43 genome:
- a CDS encoding ABC transporter ATP-binding protein — protein sequence MQSQSQSQGAQPFLSAQAMRGGYGKADILQGCTLTVEKGQIAVIVGPNGAGKSTAMKAVFGMLPLREGHVTLGGEDITALSPQSRVRKGMGFVPQTHNIFPTMTVEENLEMGAYIRDDDFRQTMAQVYDLFPAVAEKRRQAAGELSGGQRQQVAVGRALMTRPQLLMLDEPTAGVSPIVMDELFDRIIEVARTGISILMVEQNARQALEIADIGYVLVQGANRYTDTGEALLADPEVRRTFLGG from the coding sequence ATGCAGTCTCAATCGCAATCGCAGGGCGCACAGCCCTTCCTGTCGGCGCAGGCGATGCGCGGCGGATACGGCAAGGCCGACATCCTGCAAGGCTGCACCCTGACCGTGGAAAAGGGCCAGATCGCCGTGATCGTCGGCCCGAACGGCGCGGGCAAGTCCACCGCCATGAAGGCCGTCTTCGGGATGCTGCCGCTCCGCGAAGGCCATGTGACCCTGGGCGGAGAGGACATCACCGCCTTGTCGCCCCAGAGCCGTGTCCGCAAGGGCATGGGCTTCGTGCCCCAGACCCACAACATCTTCCCGACCATGACGGTCGAGGAGAACCTGGAAATGGGCGCCTATATCCGCGACGACGATTTCCGCCAGACCATGGCCCAGGTGTACGACCTGTTCCCCGCCGTGGCCGAAAAGCGCAGGCAGGCGGCGGGCGAGTTGTCGGGCGGGCAGCGCCAGCAGGTCGCCGTGGGCCGCGCGCTGATGACGCGTCCGCAGCTTCTGATGCTGGACGAGCCGACCGCAGGCGTCAGCCCGATTGTCATGGACGAGCTGTTCGACCGCATCATCGAGGTCGCGCGCACCGGCATTTCCATCCTGATGGTCGAACAGAACGCCCGCCAGGCGCTGGAGATCGCCGACATCGGCTATGTCCTGGTCCAAGGCGCCAACCGATACACCGACACCGGAGAGGCCCTGCTGGCCGACCCGGAAGTCCGCCGCACCTTCCTGGGGGGCTGA
- the guaA gene encoding glutamine-hydrolyzing GMP synthase, with translation MTQHQRLLIIDFGSQVTQLIARRLRELNVFCEIHPYNLLTDDILRGLNPQAVILSGGPDSVTRAGSPRAPQAVFELGVPVFGICYGQQVMMEQLGGAVEAGHHAEYGRAFIAPAEGHRGDGIFAGLFQAGREEVWMSHGDRVTALAPGFQVIGTSQGAPFAMIADEARHFYAVQFHPEVHHTPGGRRMLENFVRLAGFTGDWTMAGYRDEAIRKIREQVGDRKVICGLSGGVDSSVAAVLIHEAIGDQLTCVFVDHGLLRLNEAEEVVTMFRDTYNIPLIHADESDLFLGALEGVSDPEIKRKTIGRLFIDVFQRYANGIEGAEFLAQGTLYPDVIESVSFSGGPSVTIKSHHNVGGLPEKMGLKLVEPLRELFKDEVRALGRELGLPEKFIGRHPFPGPGLAIRCPGEITREKLEILRKADAVFIDQIRKHGLYDEIWQAFVAILPVRTVGVMGDGRTYDFACALRAVTSVDGMTADYYPFSHDFLGETATRIINEVKGINRCTYDITSKPPGTIEWE, from the coding sequence ATGACCCAGCATCAGCGCCTTCTCATCATCGACTTCGGATCCCAGGTCACGCAGCTGATCGCGCGCCGCCTGCGGGAACTGAACGTCTTTTGCGAAATCCACCCCTATAACCTGCTGACCGACGACATCCTGCGCGGGTTGAACCCGCAGGCGGTGATCCTGTCGGGCGGGCCGGACAGCGTGACCCGCGCGGGCAGCCCGCGCGCCCCGCAGGCGGTGTTCGAGCTGGGCGTGCCGGTCTTCGGGATCTGCTATGGCCAGCAGGTGATGATGGAGCAGCTGGGCGGCGCGGTCGAGGCCGGGCACCACGCCGAATACGGCCGCGCCTTCATCGCCCCGGCCGAGGGCCACCGGGGCGACGGCATCTTCGCGGGCCTGTTCCAGGCGGGACGCGAGGAAGTCTGGATGAGCCATGGCGACCGCGTGACCGCCCTGGCGCCGGGTTTCCAGGTCATCGGCACCTCGCAGGGCGCGCCCTTTGCGATGATCGCGGACGAGGCGCGGCATTTCTATGCCGTCCAGTTCCACCCCGAGGTGCATCACACGCCGGGCGGCCGCCGGATGCTGGAAAACTTCGTCCGGCTGGCGGGCTTCACCGGCGACTGGACCATGGCCGGATACCGGGACGAGGCGATCCGCAAGATCCGCGAACAGGTCGGCGACCGCAAGGTGATCTGCGGGCTGTCGGGGGGCGTCGACAGTTCCGTCGCGGCGGTGCTGATCCACGAGGCGATCGGCGACCAGCTGACCTGCGTCTTCGTCGACCACGGGCTGCTGCGGCTGAACGAGGCCGAGGAAGTCGTGACCATGTTCCGCGACACCTACAACATCCCGCTGATCCATGCCGACGAATCCGACCTGTTCCTGGGCGCGCTGGAAGGCGTGTCCGATCCCGAGATCAAGCGCAAGACCATCGGCCGCCTGTTCATCGACGTGTTCCAGCGTTACGCCAACGGCATCGAGGGCGCGGAATTCCTGGCGCAAGGCACGCTCTATCCCGACGTGATCGAGTCGGTCAGCTTCAGCGGCGGACCCTCGGTCACGATCAAGAGCCACCACAATGTCGGCGGCCTGCCCGAGAAGATGGGCCTGAAGCTGGTCGAGCCACTGCGCGAACTGTTCAAGGACGAGGTCCGCGCCTTGGGCCGCGAGCTTGGGCTGCCGGAAAAATTCATCGGCCGCCACCCCTTCCCCGGCCCCGGCCTGGCGATCCGCTGTCCCGGAGAGATCACGCGCGAGAAGCTGGAGATCCTGCGCAAGGCCGACGCGGTCTTCATCGACCAGATCCGCAAGCACGGACTCTACGACGAGATCTGGCAGGCCTTCGTGGCAATCCTGCCGGTGCGCACCGTGGGCGTGATGGGCGACGGGCGCACCTATGATTTCGCCTGCGCGCTGCGGGCGGTCACGTCCGTGGACGGCATGACGGCGGACTACTATCCCTTCAGCCACGACTTCCTGGGCGAGACGGCGACCCGGATCATCAACGAGGTCAAGGGCATCAACCGCTGCACCTATGACATCACCTCGAAGCCGCCGGGCACCATTGAGTGGGAATAA
- a CDS encoding branched-chain amino acid ABC transporter permease: MDILNALVAFLNFVFIPAAAYGAQLALGALGVTLIYGILRFSNFAHGDTMAFGTAVTILVTWGLQALGVSLGPLPTALLALPVGIAATAVLVLATDRAVYRFYRAQRAVPIIFVMASVGVMFVMNGLTRLLIGVDEQRFDDGARFIINVRDFRNWTGLAEGLALRSTQALTLVVTVIVCVALFWFLNRTKSGKAMRAYSDNEDLALLSGIDPERVVRMTWIIAAALMTIAGVLYGLDKSFRPFNYFQILLPIFAAAIVGGLGSPIGAIAGGFLVAFSEVAVTYPWVKVAGYLFPDWRPGGLLQLLGTEYKFAVSFVILIVVLLFRPTGLFRGKSI; the protein is encoded by the coding sequence TTGGACATCCTCAACGCCCTTGTGGCTTTCCTGAACTTCGTCTTCATTCCCGCCGCCGCCTATGGCGCGCAGCTTGCGCTTGGCGCACTGGGGGTGACGCTGATCTATGGCATCCTGCGGTTTTCAAACTTCGCCCATGGTGACACAATGGCTTTCGGCACCGCCGTCACCATCCTGGTGACCTGGGGGTTGCAGGCACTTGGCGTGTCGCTGGGGCCGCTGCCCACGGCGCTGCTGGCGCTGCCCGTGGGGATCGCCGCGACGGCGGTTCTGGTGCTTGCCACCGACCGCGCGGTCTATCGTTTCTACCGGGCACAGCGGGCCGTGCCGATCATCTTCGTCATGGCCTCGGTGGGCGTGATGTTCGTGATGAACGGGCTGACGCGCCTGCTGATCGGCGTCGATGAACAGCGCTTCGACGACGGCGCGCGCTTCATCATCAACGTGCGCGACTTCCGCAACTGGACCGGTTTGGCCGAGGGGCTGGCCCTGCGGTCCACCCAGGCGCTGACGCTGGTCGTGACCGTGATCGTCTGCGTGGCGCTGTTCTGGTTCCTGAACCGCACCAAGTCGGGCAAGGCGATGCGCGCCTATTCCGACAACGAAGATCTGGCCCTGCTGTCGGGCATCGACCCGGAAAGGGTCGTGCGCATGACCTGGATCATCGCCGCAGCCCTGATGACCATCGCGGGCGTGCTCTATGGCCTGGACAAGTCCTTCCGGCCCTTCAACTATTTCCAAATCCTGCTGCCGATCTTCGCCGCAGCCATCGTGGGGGGCCTGGGCAGCCCCATCGGCGCCATCGCGGGCGGCTTCCTGGTGGCTTTTTCCGAAGTCGCGGTGACTTACCCCTGGGTGAAGGTCGCGGGCTATCTGTTCCCGGACTGGCGGCCGGGCGGGCTGCTGCAACTGCTGGGCACCGAATACAAGTTCGCCGTCAGCTTCGTCATCCTCATCGTGGTGCTGCTGTTCCGCCCGACCGGGCTGTTCCGCGGCAAGTCGATCTAA
- a CDS encoding CAP domain-containing protein — translation MPALRALAAAAISLSGLAACQQGIVAALPWQTPTVPPAEEALAAQCAGDAEIAARIDAAVNDARQGRGKTPLAGAPLLAQVAQSHACDMARTGRVDVEGSNGSSVVDRARAVRYPVCGVAQLVGRGGGPADAVARWIGQEAQRTELLGQSSRQVGSGYATGVDGVAYYSVVLGDDCG, via the coding sequence ATGCCCGCCCTTCGTGCCCTTGCCGCCGCTGCGATCAGCCTGTCCGGTCTTGCCGCCTGCCAGCAGGGCATCGTCGCCGCCCTGCCGTGGCAGACCCCGACCGTGCCCCCGGCCGAGGAGGCGCTGGCCGCGCAATGCGCGGGCGATGCCGAGATCGCCGCGCGGATCGACGCCGCCGTCAATGACGCCCGCCAGGGCCGGGGCAAGACCCCGCTGGCGGGCGCGCCGCTGCTGGCGCAGGTCGCGCAGAGCCATGCCTGCGACATGGCCCGGACGGGGCGCGTCGATGTCGAGGGCTCGAACGGATCCAGCGTCGTGGACCGGGCGCGGGCGGTCCGATACCCGGTCTGCGGGGTGGCGCAGCTTGTCGGGCGCGGCGGCGGCCCGGCGGATGCGGTCGCCCGCTGGATCGGGCAGGAGGCGCAGCGGACCGAATTGCTGGGCCAGTCCAGCCGGCAAGTCGGCAGCGGCTATGCGACCGGGGTGGATGGCGTGGCCTATTACAGCGTGGTGCTGGGGGACGACTGCGGCTGA
- a CDS encoding DUF6538 domain-containing protein: MGITKDRGYWYFVKRVPKRFAQVDPRQKVTRALWTDSEREARIKAAAVEAEVMAYWEALAVGQTDDAAAAYEAARKLAQARGFPYRPAAELAAAPIDDLLTRLEALIRSDGTFAPLAEASALLGAIDKPPVSITAALADFVRFSAIERQAGKSERQVKRWRQPRERAVATFVKLNGDLAMTEIGREHAQRLRDHWAERIAKEGLDKGSANKDIGHLSDLYRTWCEYHALDLPNPFAKLRFKGKKTKTVGVPFSEAFIRNRILADGALDGLNDEARDVLLVMVNTGARPSEILGCGREAWRLTEAVPHLDISCQIARVLKTEMSPRQIPLLGVSLDAAKRIAGRGGIGHYVDNADSWSATVNKFLTENKLRETPKHTAYCLRHSFEDRMTEAGIDDRIRAELMGHKYERPDYGRGGSLEVRAKALALIAL, encoded by the coding sequence ATGGGCATCACCAAGGATCGCGGTTACTGGTATTTCGTGAAGCGGGTGCCCAAAAGGTTCGCCCAAGTCGATCCCCGGCAGAAGGTGACGCGGGCGCTCTGGACCGACTCCGAACGCGAGGCGAGGATCAAAGCCGCAGCGGTCGAGGCCGAAGTCATGGCCTATTGGGAAGCCTTGGCAGTCGGCCAAACTGATGATGCGGCAGCCGCTTATGAGGCAGCGCGCAAGCTGGCACAGGCGCGCGGCTTTCCTTACCGTCCGGCGGCAGAACTGGCAGCCGCGCCGATTGATGACCTTCTCACGCGGCTAGAGGCGCTGATCCGATCTGATGGAACATTCGCGCCTCTGGCGGAAGCCTCTGCCCTTCTCGGCGCAATAGATAAGCCGCCCGTCTCGATCACGGCGGCGCTGGCTGATTTTGTCAGGTTTTCGGCTATTGAGCGGCAGGCAGGCAAATCCGAGCGGCAGGTCAAACGCTGGCGCCAGCCCCGTGAGCGGGCGGTTGCAACTTTCGTCAAGCTGAACGGCGACCTCGCCATGACCGAAATCGGGCGTGAACATGCCCAAAGACTGCGCGACCATTGGGCCGAAAGGATTGCCAAAGAGGGCTTGGACAAGGGGTCGGCGAACAAGGATATTGGGCATTTGTCCGACCTTTACCGGACGTGGTGCGAATATCACGCGCTGGATCTTCCCAACCCGTTCGCCAAGCTGCGGTTCAAGGGCAAGAAAACCAAGACGGTTGGCGTCCCGTTTTCCGAGGCTTTCATCCGGAACCGTATCCTTGCCGATGGCGCCCTTGACGGGCTGAACGATGAGGCGCGGGACGTGCTGCTCGTTATGGTCAATACGGGCGCCCGACCTTCGGAAATCCTGGGCTGTGGGCGTGAGGCGTGGCGACTGACAGAAGCTGTCCCGCATCTGGATATTTCTTGCCAGATCGCCCGCGTCCTGAAAACCGAAATGTCGCCCCGTCAAATCCCGCTGTTGGGCGTTTCCCTGGACGCCGCAAAGCGGATCGCGGGGCGGGGCGGTATCGGGCATTACGTTGACAATGCCGATAGTTGGTCGGCGACGGTCAACAAATTCCTGACTGAAAACAAACTGCGCGAGACGCCGAAACATACAGCCTATTGCCTGCGCCATTCGTTTGAGGATCGGATGACAGAGGCCGGGATTGATGATCGGATCAGGGCCGAACTGATGGGCCACAAATACGAGCGCCCCGACTATGGCCGGGGCGGATCGCTTGAGGTTCGGGCAAAGGCTCTGGCCCTTATTGCGCTGTAG
- a CDS encoding IS481 family transposase, whose translation MGQVRHGSATTTHAVRAAIQRSQASLATQSRELGINPKTVAKWRKRATVDDLKTGPKEPRSTVLTEAEEAAIVAFRLHTLLPLDDCLYALQPSIPHLTRSALHRCLQRHGISRLPDVEGDKPKRSKFKRYPIGFFHIDIAEVQTAEGKLYLFVGIDRTSKFAVTQLVDKADRKTAWEFLQHMLEAVPYQVHTILTDNGIQFAEQPRNRNTIYSRPMRFDMICEANGIEHRLTKPNHPWTNGQVERMNRTIKDATVKRFHYTSHDELRTHLADFMAAYNFARRLKTLGGLTPYEYICKIWTSEPDRFILNPIHQMPGLNTRARIADHAAVAPTRQDHRRAVRRCVRGRGV comes from the coding sequence ATGGGCCAGGTTCGTCACGGGAGCGCCACGACCACGCACGCCGTCAGAGCTGCAATACAACGATCGCAAGCTTCGCTCGCGACGCAGAGCCGGGAGCTCGGCATTAACCCCAAGACAGTGGCGAAGTGGCGCAAGCGAGCGACGGTCGATGATCTCAAGACAGGGCCGAAGGAGCCACGCTCCACGGTTTTGACAGAAGCCGAGGAGGCGGCCATCGTCGCGTTCAGGCTGCACACGCTTTTGCCGCTGGACGACTGCCTCTATGCCCTGCAGCCATCAATTCCACACCTGACACGCTCAGCGCTGCATCGGTGCCTTCAGCGCCACGGCATCTCTCGACTGCCCGACGTGGAAGGCGACAAGCCGAAACGGTCGAAGTTCAAGCGCTACCCTATCGGCTTCTTTCATATCGACATCGCCGAGGTGCAGACTGCTGAAGGCAAGCTTTACCTGTTCGTCGGCATTGACCGCACGAGCAAGTTTGCCGTGACCCAGCTCGTCGACAAGGCGGACAGGAAGACAGCTTGGGAGTTCCTGCAGCACATGCTCGAAGCCGTGCCCTATCAGGTCCATACCATCCTCACCGACAACGGTATTCAGTTCGCCGAGCAGCCTCGGAACCGGAACACCATCTATTCCAGACCTATGCGCTTTGACATGATCTGCGAGGCCAACGGCATTGAGCACCGCCTGACGAAGCCCAACCACCCGTGGACCAACGGTCAGGTCGAGCGGATGAACCGCACGATCAAGGACGCCACCGTCAAACGCTTTCACTACACCAGCCACGACGAGCTCCGCACGCATCTCGCCGACTTCATGGCAGCCTACAACTTCGCGCGTAGGCTCAAGACCCTCGGCGGCCTCACGCCCTACGAATACATCTGCAAGATCTGGACATCAGAGCCAGACAGATTCATCCTAAACCCGATCCACCAGATGCCGGGACTGAACACCCGCGCCCGGATCGCAGATCATGCGGCGGTTGCCCCGACGCGACAGGATCATCGGCGGGCGGTCCGGCGATGCGTTCGAGGTCGAGGGGTATGA
- a CDS encoding ABC transporter ATP-binding protein yields the protein MIRVEDLHRHFGGFRAVDGASVTIETGSITGLIGPNGAGKSTLFNVIAGVLPPTSGRVFMDGEDITGLPPHQLFHKGLLRTFQLAHEFSSMTVRENLMMVPGGQSGETIWKTWLQRARIEREEAALRRQADEVLDFLTIRHLTHEKAGNLSGGQKKLLELGRTMMVDAKVVFLDEVGAGVNRTLLGTIGDAIVRLNRERGYTFCVIEHDMDFIGRLCDPVIVMAAGKVLAQGPADHIMQNEDVIEAYLGTGLKNKVKAAGGAL from the coding sequence ATGATAAGGGTCGAAGACCTCCACCGGCATTTCGGCGGCTTCCGGGCCGTCGATGGCGCCAGCGTGACGATCGAGACGGGATCCATCACCGGCCTGATCGGCCCGAACGGGGCGGGCAAGTCCACGCTGTTCAACGTGATCGCGGGCGTGCTGCCGCCCACATCGGGCCGCGTCTTCATGGATGGCGAGGACATCACCGGCCTGCCGCCGCACCAGTTGTTCCACAAGGGGCTGCTGCGCACCTTCCAGCTGGCGCATGAATTTTCCTCGATGACGGTGCGGGAAAACCTGATGATGGTGCCCGGCGGCCAGTCGGGCGAGACGATCTGGAAGACCTGGCTGCAACGCGCCCGCATCGAACGCGAGGAAGCCGCGCTGCGCAGACAAGCCGACGAGGTTCTGGACTTCCTCACCATCCGCCACCTGACCCATGAAAAGGCCGGCAACCTGTCGGGCGGGCAGAAGAAGCTGCTGGAACTGGGCCGCACGATGATGGTCGACGCGAAGGTGGTGTTCCTGGACGAGGTCGGCGCGGGCGTGAACCGCACCCTGCTGGGCACCATCGGCGACGCCATCGTGCGGCTGAACCGCGAACGCGGCTATACCTTCTGCGTGATCGAACACGACATGGATTTCATCGGCCGCCTGTGCGACCCGGTGATCGTGATGGCGGCGGGCAAGGTTCTGGCGCAAGGCCCCGCCGACCACATCATGCAGAACGAGGACGTGATCGAAGCCTATCTGGGCACCGGCCTGAAGAACAAGGTCAAGGCCGCAGGGGGGGCGCTGTGA
- a CDS encoding ABC transporter substrate-binding protein, which translates to MKKLLLATAAAALLAGAASAEDVKLGTSFGFTGPLETMAPPMQNGVTLAAKEVTDSGLLLDGSTVTVVQGDSTCIDAAAASATVERLITAEKVHGIIGGMCSGETIASLQNVAVPNGVVMISPSATSPALSTMADNGLFFRTSPSDARQGEVMADIILEKGIKSVAVTYTNNDYGKGLADSFAAAFTAKGGTVTVNSAHDDGKADYSAEVAALAAAGGDALVVAGYVDQGGSGIVRGALDSGAFETFVFPDGMVNDTLVNNFGSEIEGSFGQNPAAEGEGRDTFVELAKAAGFDGTATYAGESYDAAALILLSMAAAGSSDPATYKDKVMDVANAPGEKILPGELGKALQILKDGGDVDYVGATAVELVGEGESAGVYRQIAITDGKMEVVGYR; encoded by the coding sequence ATGAAAAAACTTCTTCTGGCCACCGCTGCAGCGGCGTTGCTGGCCGGTGCCGCAAGCGCCGAGGATGTCAAGCTGGGCACCTCGTTCGGGTTCACCGGACCGCTGGAAACCATGGCGCCGCCGATGCAGAACGGCGTCACGCTGGCCGCGAAAGAGGTGACGGACAGCGGGCTGCTGCTGGACGGATCGACCGTGACCGTGGTGCAGGGCGATTCCACCTGCATCGACGCCGCCGCCGCCAGCGCGACCGTCGAACGCCTGATCACCGCCGAGAAGGTGCACGGCATCATCGGCGGCATGTGTTCGGGCGAAACCATCGCCTCGTTGCAGAACGTGGCGGTGCCGAACGGCGTGGTGATGATCTCGCCTTCCGCGACCTCTCCGGCGCTGTCGACCATGGCCGATAACGGGCTGTTCTTCCGCACCTCGCCGTCGGACGCGCGCCAGGGCGAGGTGATGGCCGACATCATCCTGGAAAAGGGCATCAAGTCGGTCGCCGTCACCTATACCAACAACGACTATGGCAAGGGCCTGGCCGACAGCTTCGCGGCGGCCTTCACGGCCAAGGGCGGCACCGTGACCGTCAATTCCGCCCATGACGACGGCAAGGCCGACTATTCGGCCGAGGTCGCGGCCCTGGCCGCCGCCGGGGGCGATGCCCTGGTCGTGGCGGGCTATGTCGATCAGGGCGGGTCGGGCATCGTGCGCGGCGCCCTGGACAGCGGCGCGTTCGAGACCTTCGTCTTCCCCGACGGCATGGTCAACGACACCCTGGTCAACAATTTCGGGTCCGAGATCGAGGGCAGCTTCGGCCAGAACCCGGCGGCAGAGGGCGAAGGCCGCGACACGTTCGTGGAACTGGCCAAGGCCGCCGGTTTCGACGGCACCGCCACCTATGCGGGCGAATCCTATGACGCCGCCGCGCTGATCCTGCTGTCCATGGCCGCCGCCGGCAGCAGCGATCCCGCCACCTACAAGGACAAGGTGATGGACGTGGCCAACGCGCCGGGCGAAAAGATCCTGCCGGGCGAGCTGGGCAAGGCGCTGCAAATCCTGAAGGACGGCGGCGATGTCGATTATGTCGGCGCCACCGCCGTCGAACTGGTGGGCGAAGGCGAATCCGCCGGGGTCTATCGCCAGATCGCCATCACGGACGGCAAGATGGAAGTCGTCGGCTATCGCTGA
- a CDS encoding branched-chain amino acid ABC transporter permease produces MSSNRQAAQASPWRAPVLFAVLAILFVLEGTVRNGMFSGSWNTALAILNMGLISAITALGVNMQWGYAGLFNTGVVGFLAIGGLAPVLVSLPPVQGAWSAGGPRLIGALLVGLGTLALARIAYARTRRAWTVALVLVAGFVAYRWLFDPAVTAIEANDSARTGNIGGLGLPILLSWLVGGAFAAAAAWAVGKVALGLRSDYLAIATLGIGEIIVAVLRNEDWLARGVKNIAAIPRPVPYETDLQQNPAFQDVAARWGFGVAEASGIWVKLCYLSLFLVVLLAIILLAELALKSPWGRMMRAIRDNETAAEAMGKDVTARHLQVFVLGSAVIGIAGAMMITLDGLMAPNSYNPLRYTFLIWVMVIVGGSGNNWGAVLGAVLIWFLWIKVEVWGPGLIGLLVGPLPDGDIKAHLLDSAAHMRFIAMGLVLLLVLRFAPRGLVPER; encoded by the coding sequence ATGTCGTCCAACCGTCAAGCCGCCCAAGCCAGCCCCTGGCGCGCGCCCGTCCTGTTCGCGGTCCTCGCCATCCTGTTCGTGCTGGAGGGCACGGTCAGGAACGGCATGTTCTCGGGGTCGTGGAACACGGCGCTGGCGATCCTGAACATGGGCCTGATCTCGGCCATCACCGCGCTTGGGGTGAACATGCAATGGGGCTATGCGGGGTTGTTCAACACGGGCGTCGTGGGCTTTCTGGCAATCGGCGGGCTGGCTCCGGTGCTGGTCTCCCTGCCCCCGGTTCAGGGCGCCTGGTCTGCAGGCGGGCCGCGCCTGATCGGGGCGCTGCTGGTGGGCCTTGGCACGCTGGCCCTGGCGCGCATCGCCTATGCCCGCACGCGCCGCGCCTGGACGGTGGCGCTTGTGCTGGTCGCGGGCTTTGTCGCCTATCGCTGGCTGTTCGACCCCGCCGTCACCGCCATCGAGGCGAATGATAGCGCCCGGACCGGCAATATCGGCGGGCTGGGCCTGCCGATCCTGCTGTCCTGGCTGGTGGGCGGCGCCTTCGCCGCCGCTGCCGCCTGGGCCGTGGGCAAGGTCGCGCTTGGGCTTCGCTCGGACTATCTTGCCATCGCGACACTGGGCATCGGCGAGATCATCGTGGCCGTCCTGCGGAACGAGGACTGGCTGGCGCGCGGCGTCAAGAACATCGCAGCCATCCCGCGCCCCGTGCCTTATGAAACCGACCTGCAGCAGAACCCGGCCTTTCAGGACGTCGCCGCCCGCTGGGGCTTCGGCGTGGCCGAGGCGTCGGGCATCTGGGTCAAGCTGTGCTACCTGTCGCTGTTCCTGGTGGTTCTGCTGGCGATCATCCTGCTGGCGGAACTGGCGCTGAAATCCCCCTGGGGTCGGATGATGCGCGCGATCCGCGACAACGAAACCGCCGCCGAGGCGATGGGCAAGGACGTGACCGCCCGCCACCTGCAAGTCTTCGTGCTGGGTTCGGCGGTGATCGGCATCGCCGGGGCGATGATGATCACGCTGGACGGGCTGATGGCGCCCAACAGCTACAACCCGCTGCGCTATACCTTCCTGATCTGGGTGATGGTGATCGTCGGCGGTTCGGGCAACAACTGGGGCGCGGTGCTGGGCGCCGTGCTGATCTGGTTCCTGTGGATCAAGGTCGAGGTCTGGGGCCCCGGCCTGATCGGCCTGCTGGTCGGCCCCCTGCCGGACGGCGACATCAAGGCGCATCTTCTGGACAGCGCCGCCCATATGCGCTTCATCGCCATGGGCCTGGTCCTGCTTCTGGTGCTGCGCTTCGCCCCGCGCGGGTTGGTGCCCGAAAGATAG